In Hydractinia symbiolongicarpus strain clone_291-10 chromosome 4, HSymV2.1, whole genome shotgun sequence, the following proteins share a genomic window:
- the LOC130641070 gene encoding uncharacterized protein LOC130641070 isoform X4, with translation MTEQTINTRSKKPNLSQKDIALKYCKLGVDQNGFIKKWIHIDIGYGVFTERPFKKGDFLLEYAGTFMSYEDGERQFEEKKTGDSFFYFFQGNEKNDWHCIDGSTSNQNGKFVNDSLHGNSVMRKINCSKSDIRLCLFASKDILEGTELRYNYGDDEDIWWRKEGSFNKPLNIQAIENNSCEMESNDELDVFHWTKYKDLQSVPCEVVKVLVEKCEETLKGIFTGKEWRKRCDIYKQRGRARESLTNDVRFGAFTKEQIDVIVKTLLKIFCPNNSTKNFDFVFKVLLPETVTLIYSRVNEISVEEAEEQVSNVGISVLKEGSDSDDGSNKESKEHSENEFSHDVNCYPPTDDDDVSPKGKSILQKRLKAEIFIAKKERKDFCLEKDGDSIGVSTKKQNNGEYYHSAFEEENNEEEEEEEKKEDMNLKNKTGFEVPEMPSTKRRAISAKEVWKIVNERNRQDDWFDTTGKSDDNESNTPESDLEENVHAIVHTLSKKEKRKKKESDEIMELKKSMEVMRKRLEKAEKAAEREYTYVEGDNENDDDDVDMSVQKSENTSEEIRKTHKILSHGKILANKRKAERKRKKMLACVNKYVGPPGTIKERKTGVIDYRKVYDIKCPVCSVVSSRLYQHLMLQHKFSDREAKLKESEVRVMFLWSKKEKHGIPKPLPCAICGVWHLRLRTHLKRKHKFEGSKITEILETARKENWANEGCLENKAKLVKTANQKAKKRKKCNREELINTGRTIKYLPDNAKEVNASNKADWDIEGDNFLMYYETGEELLEAFKSEVEKKKGAVKAKRYRQHVEYIWTIIDPNMAVIPASAFANCLLVEDKYHDPTYRLIGKGGNEASTLRVRYVALRAFIRFLRRRHVYGGITRDQMTALSEYIDEWNADFTESIAQRKTDIRRIKIKRLMTPTHMIKYGRSNFVQGLVKSIERVAKSEKPTKRFCQQVRDYLITNLCIMNGLRSSNLIELRVSDVQEAHTSEEYPGYMVFTNSRYKTSTIYGEKVIVLPKNVFEHLKYYVKEIRPVLNPTTNTYLFISSDTNQLSHATIGSSLTSSFKNAAVFGKHEYDRVSPTRIRCACATFGCKVDGIDSGYFAKHFMKNKEDTTNIHYNLYSNHREALKLAMMMGNTFEVGGVTQTLKKEDVEKITSAILKNEKVMPCKDDVIEWVSKNNSLEPKELSDFMDILEELEGETNRIDLFYNKNGGNVKKKDAKKSVAVPKTTLKTYPKRKQKPPKGSCLVLQHQYGEDSIGSNSSNNDDSSEEDDNSICEFSAESLNEISDENLQTMSEVDDCEVENHPLKDSLDEKIAKYETVKKNDLVKGRKHCRTMFLGLTYVCEELMKRKDYDNVSKTKTFTANEVKRCISKNEKMKEACKGKDADYWKYLVLNMREKYQRAMKREEYCKCRQWLNEAKDMMNHWNT, from the exons ATGACAGAGCAAACAATAAAT ACTCGGTCAAAGAAACCTAATTTAAGCCAAAAGGATATTGCATTAAAGTACTGTAAATTAGGTGTTGACCAAAATGGGTTCATTAAGAAGTGGATTCATATCGATATtg GTTATGGTGTTTTTACTGAGCGTCCTTTTAAAAAGGGAGATTTTTTGCTTGAGTATGCTGGCACTTTTATGTCATATGAAGATGGTGAAAGGCAGTTTGAGGAAAAGAAAACTGGAGACTCATTTTTCTACTTCTTCCAAGGAAACGAGAAAAATGATTGGCACTG TATTGATGGATCAACTTCTAACCAAAAtggaaaatttgtaaatgaCTCACTACATGGAAATTCTGTTATGAGAAAGATTAATTGTAGCAAAAGCGATATTAGACTCTGCTTATTTGCATCAAAAGATATATTGGAAGGAACGGAATTAAGGTATAATTATGGAGACGATGAAGATATCTGGTGGAGGAAAGAG GGTTCATTCAACAAACCACTTAATATTCAA GCGATTGAAAATAATTCATGTGAA ATGGAGTCGAATGATGAATTAGATGTATTTCACTGGACTAAATAcaa GGACCTTCAATCCGTACCATGTGAAGTAGTAAAAGTTCTGGTTGAAAAGTGTGAAGAAACATTAAAGGGAATATTTACTGGAAAG GAATGGCGAAAACGATGTGATATTTACAAACAAAGAGGCCGAGCTAGAG aaTCTCTTACAAATGATGTTCGTTTTGGTGCATTTACAAAAGAGCAAATTGATGTGATTGTAAAAACTTTGTTGAAGATTTTTTGTCCAAATAACAGTACAAAG AACTTTGATTTCGTGTTTAAAGTTCTTTTGCCAGAGACCGTGACACTTATATACAgtcgtgtaaatgagatatcaGTGGAAGAG gcTGAAGAACAAGTTAGCAATGTTGGAATTTCTGTCTTAAAGGAAGGTAGTGATTCCGATGATGGAtcaaataaagaaagtaaagaacATTCAG AAAACGAGTTTAGTCATGATGTTAACTGTTATCCTCCAacagatgatgatgatgtttctCCCAAAGGAAAAA GTATTCTACAAAAGCGTTTAAAGGCAGAAATATTTATAGCTAAAAAGGAGAGAAAAG ATTTTTGTCTAGAAAAAGACGGAGACAGTATTGGCGTAAGcacgaaaaaacaaaataatggcGAATATTATCATTCTGCTTTTGAAGAAGAGAATAatgaagaggaagaagaagaagaaaagaaagaagatatgaacttaaaaaacaaaactgggtTTGAAG ttccaGAAATGCCGTCTACTAAAAGAAGGGCAATCTCAGCCAAGGAAGTATGGAAAATTGTCAACGAAAGAAATCGTCAAG ACGATTGGTTTGACACAACTGGAAAAAGCGATGACAATGAGTCCAACACACCAGAGTCAGATCTAGAAGAAAACGTTCATGCCA TTGTCCATACCCTCTcaaagaaagagaaaagaaaaaagaaagaatcag atgAGATCATGGAATTGAAGAAAAGTATGGAGGTCATGAGGAAGCGCTTAGAAAAAGCAGAAAAAGCAGCCGAGAGAGAATATACGTACGTAGAAGGTGAtaatgaaaatgatgatgacgatgttgATATGTCTGTACAGAAAAGTGAAAATACAAGTGAAGAGATAAGGAAAACACATAAGATCTTAAGCCATGGAAAGATTCTTGCTAACAAGAGAAAAGctgaaagaaaaaggaaaaagatgTTAGCCTGTGTGAACAAGTATGTCGGGCCTCCCGGTACTATAAAAGAGCGCAAAACTGGCGTTATTGACTACAGAAAAGTATATGACATTAAATGCCCGGTTTGTTCAGTTGTATCTAGCAGACTCTACCAGCATTTAATGCTTCAACACAAATTTTCGGATAGGGAAGCAAAACTAAAAGAGTCAGAAGTCAGGGTGATGTTTCTTTGGTCAAAAAAGGAAAAGCATGGTATCCCAAAACCGTTGCCTTGCGCAATCTGTGGAGTTTGGCACCTGCGTCTTCGTACCCACCTGAAAAGGAAACACAAATTTGAAGGATCAAAAATCACAGAAATTTTAGAAACTGCGCGAAAAGAAAATTGGGCTAACGAAGGATGTTTGGAAAATAAAGCCAAACTAGTCAAGACAGCCAATCAAAAGGCGAAAAAACGTAAGAAATGTAATAGAGAAGAATTGATTAATACTGGGAGAACGATTAAGTATCTGCCAGATAATGCGAAGGAAGTAAATGCATCTAACAAAGCAGATTGGGATATTGAAGGAGATAACTTTCTCATGTATTATGAAACCGGAGAGGAGTTGCTAgaagcttttaaaagtgaagtgGAAAAGAAGAAAGGAGCTGTTAAGGCAAAGAG GTACAGACAGCATGTGGAGTACATATGGACTATTATCGATCCCAACATGGCAGTGATACCAGCCAGTGCATTTGCAAATTGCTTGCTTGTTGAAGATAAATACCACGATCCAACTTACCGCTTGATTGGTAAAGGAGGAAATGAGGCTTCCACTCTAAGGGTTAGATACGTCGCTTTGAGAGCATTTATTAGATTTTTACGTCGTCGCCATGTCTATGGCGGCATTACCCGTGATCAAATGACAGCTTTGTCGGAATATATCGATGAATGGAACGCTGATTTTACTGAATCCATTGCCCAGCGTAAAACTGACATTAGACGAATTAAGATTAAACGCTTAATGACTCCTACCCATATGATTAAATATGGCCGCTCAAATTTTGTGCAGGGTCTTGTGAAAAGTATTGAAAGGGTCGCTAAGTCTGAGAAACCTACAAAACGGTTTTGTCAGCAGGTTAGAGACTATCTGATTACTAACTTGTGCATAATGAATGGGTTGAGATCATCAAACCTGATAGAACTCAGGGTTTCGGATGTCCAGGAAGCGCACACTAGCGAAGAATATCCTGGATACATGGTGTTTACTAATTCCCGTTATAAAACATCCACAATATATGGTGAAAAGGTCATTGTCTTGCCTAAAAACGTGTTTGAACATCTTAAATACTATGTCAAAGAAATAAGGCCTGTTTTGAATCCCACAACAAATACTTATTTATTCATTTCATCAGATACAAATCAACTGTCGCACGCTACAATTGGCAGTAGCCTGACGTCATCTTTCAAAAATGCGGCGGTATTTGGCAAACACGAATATGATAGAGTAAGTCCTACTCGAATAAGATGTGCATGTGCAACATTCGGGTGTAAGGTTGATGGAATTGACAGTGGTTATTTCGCAAAGCACTTTATGAAAAATAAAGAGGATACCACAAATATCCATTACAATTTGTATTCAAATCATAGAGAGGCATTAAAACTTGCTATGATGATGGGTAATACATTTGAAGTTGGTGGAGTTACGCAAACGTTAAAAAAAGAAGATGTTGAAAAAATTACATCTGCAATCTTAAAGAATGAAAAAGTTATGCCCTGTAAAGATGATGTTATCGAGTGGGTAAGCAAAAACAATAGCCTGGAACCAAAGGAATTGTCAGATTTTATGGATATTTTGGAAGAGCTGGAAGGGGAGACCAATAGAATTGATCTTTTCTACAATAAAAATGGAGGAAATGTAAAGAAA AAGGATGCTAAAAAGTCTGTTGCTGTTCCAAAGACAACACTTAAAACGTATCCAAAGCGAAAACAAAAG ccACCTAAAGGGAGTTGTTTAGTATTACAGCATCAG taTGGTGAAGACTCTATCGGAagcaattcaagcaataatgatGACTCGAGTGAAGAGGATGACAATTCTATTTGCGAATTCTCTGCTGAAAGTTTAAATGAAATTTCTGACGAGAACTTGCAAACAATGTCAGAAGTTGATGACTGTGAAGTGGAGAACCATCCTTTAAAAGATAGTTTGGACGAG AAAATTGCGAAATATGAAACAGTAAAGAAAAACGACCTTGTAAAAGGAAGAAAGCACTGCAGGACCATGTTTCTCGGTCTTACGTATGTATGTGAAGAATTAATGAAACGCAAAGATTATGATAACGtgtcaaaaacgaaaacatttacaGCAAACGAAGTAAAAAGATGCATTAGCAAAAACGAAAAAATGAAAGAAGCGTGCAAAGGAAAAGACGCCGACTACTGGaaatatttagttttaaatATGCGTGAGAAATACCAAAGAGCTATGAAAAGGGAAGAATACTGCAAATGTCGTCAGTGGTTAAATGAAGCAAAGGACATGATGAATCACTGGAATACTTAG
- the LOC130641070 gene encoding uncharacterized protein LOC130641070 isoform X2 encodes MTEQTINTRSKKPNLSQKDIALKYCKLGVDQNGFIKKWIHIDIGYGVFTERPFKKGDFLLEYAGTFMSYEDGERQFEEKKTGDSFFYFFQGNEKNDWHCIDGSTSNQNGKFVNDSLHGNSVMRKINCSKSDIRLCLFASKDILEGTELRYNYGDDEDIWWRKEGSFNKPLNIQAIENNSCEMESNDELDVFHWTKYKDLQSVPCEVVKVLVEKCEETLKGIFTGKEWRKRCDIYKQRGRARESLTNDVRFGAFTKEQIDVIVKTLLKIFCPNNSTKNFDFVFKVLLPETVTLIYSRVNEISVEEAEEQVSNVGISVLKEGSDSDDGSNKESKEHSENEFSHDVNCYPPTDDDDVSPKGKSILQKRLKAEIFIAKKERKEKDGDSIGVSTKKQNNGEYYHSAFEEENNEEEEEEEKKEDMNLKNKTGFEGNKRTKLKCLKQDGRKKKVTAKKRLKNKKVPEMPSTKRRAISAKEVWKIVNERNRQDDWFDTTGKSDDNESNTPESDLEENVHAIVHTLSKKEKRKKKESDEIMELKKSMEVMRKRLEKAEKAAEREYTYVEGDNENDDDDVDMSVQKSENTSEEIRKTHKILSHGKILANKRKAERKRKKMLACVNKYVGPPGTIKERKTGVIDYRKVYDIKCPVCSVVSSRLYQHLMLQHKFSDREAKLKESEVRVMFLWSKKEKHGIPKPLPCAICGVWHLRLRTHLKRKHKFEGSKITEILETARKENWANEGCLENKAKLVKTANQKAKKRKKCNREELINTGRTIKYLPDNAKEVNASNKADWDIEGDNFLMYYETGEELLEAFKSEVEKKKGAVKAKRYRQHVEYIWTIIDPNMAVIPASAFANCLLVEDKYHDPTYRLIGKGGNEASTLRVRYVALRAFIRFLRRRHVYGGITRDQMTALSEYIDEWNADFTESIAQRKTDIRRIKIKRLMTPTHMIKYGRSNFVQGLVKSIERVAKSEKPTKRFCQQVRDYLITNLCIMNGLRSSNLIELRVSDVQEAHTSEEYPGYMVFTNSRYKTSTIYGEKVIVLPKNVFEHLKYYVKEIRPVLNPTTNTYLFISSDTNQLSHATIGSSLTSSFKNAAVFGKHEYDRVSPTRIRCACATFGCKVDGIDSGYFAKHFMKNKEDTTNIHYNLYSNHREALKLAMMMGNTFEVGGVTQTLKKEDVEKITSAILKNEKVMPCKDDVIEWVSKNNSLEPKELSDFMDILEELEGETNRIDLFYNKNGGNVKKKDAKKSVAVPKTTLKTYPKRKQKPPKGSCLVLQHQYGEDSIGSNSSNNDDSSEEDDNSICEFSAESLNEISDENLQTMSEVDDCEVENHPLKDSLDEKIAKYETVKKNDLVKGRKHCRTMFLGLTYVCEELMKRKDYDNVSKTKTFTANEVKRCISKNEKMKEACKGKDADYWKYLVLNMREKYQRAMKREEYCKCRQWLNEAKDMMNHWNT; translated from the exons ATGACAGAGCAAACAATAAAT ACTCGGTCAAAGAAACCTAATTTAAGCCAAAAGGATATTGCATTAAAGTACTGTAAATTAGGTGTTGACCAAAATGGGTTCATTAAGAAGTGGATTCATATCGATATtg GTTATGGTGTTTTTACTGAGCGTCCTTTTAAAAAGGGAGATTTTTTGCTTGAGTATGCTGGCACTTTTATGTCATATGAAGATGGTGAAAGGCAGTTTGAGGAAAAGAAAACTGGAGACTCATTTTTCTACTTCTTCCAAGGAAACGAGAAAAATGATTGGCACTG TATTGATGGATCAACTTCTAACCAAAAtggaaaatttgtaaatgaCTCACTACATGGAAATTCTGTTATGAGAAAGATTAATTGTAGCAAAAGCGATATTAGACTCTGCTTATTTGCATCAAAAGATATATTGGAAGGAACGGAATTAAGGTATAATTATGGAGACGATGAAGATATCTGGTGGAGGAAAGAG GGTTCATTCAACAAACCACTTAATATTCAA GCGATTGAAAATAATTCATGTGAA ATGGAGTCGAATGATGAATTAGATGTATTTCACTGGACTAAATAcaa GGACCTTCAATCCGTACCATGTGAAGTAGTAAAAGTTCTGGTTGAAAAGTGTGAAGAAACATTAAAGGGAATATTTACTGGAAAG GAATGGCGAAAACGATGTGATATTTACAAACAAAGAGGCCGAGCTAGAG aaTCTCTTACAAATGATGTTCGTTTTGGTGCATTTACAAAAGAGCAAATTGATGTGATTGTAAAAACTTTGTTGAAGATTTTTTGTCCAAATAACAGTACAAAG AACTTTGATTTCGTGTTTAAAGTTCTTTTGCCAGAGACCGTGACACTTATATACAgtcgtgtaaatgagatatcaGTGGAAGAG gcTGAAGAACAAGTTAGCAATGTTGGAATTTCTGTCTTAAAGGAAGGTAGTGATTCCGATGATGGAtcaaataaagaaagtaaagaacATTCAG AAAACGAGTTTAGTCATGATGTTAACTGTTATCCTCCAacagatgatgatgatgtttctCCCAAAGGAAAAA GTATTCTACAAAAGCGTTTAAAGGCAGAAATATTTATAGCTAAAAAGGAGAGAAAAG AAAAAGACGGAGACAGTATTGGCGTAAGcacgaaaaaacaaaataatggcGAATATTATCATTCTGCTTTTGAAGAAGAGAATAatgaagaggaagaagaagaagaaaagaaagaagatatgaacttaaaaaacaaaactgggtTTGAAGGTAACAAAAGGACTAAATTAAAATGCCTAAAGCAGGATGGACGGAAGAAAAAGGTCACtgcaaaaaaaaggttaaaaaacaaaaaag ttccaGAAATGCCGTCTACTAAAAGAAGGGCAATCTCAGCCAAGGAAGTATGGAAAATTGTCAACGAAAGAAATCGTCAAG ACGATTGGTTTGACACAACTGGAAAAAGCGATGACAATGAGTCCAACACACCAGAGTCAGATCTAGAAGAAAACGTTCATGCCA TTGTCCATACCCTCTcaaagaaagagaaaagaaaaaagaaagaatcag atgAGATCATGGAATTGAAGAAAAGTATGGAGGTCATGAGGAAGCGCTTAGAAAAAGCAGAAAAAGCAGCCGAGAGAGAATATACGTACGTAGAAGGTGAtaatgaaaatgatgatgacgatgttgATATGTCTGTACAGAAAAGTGAAAATACAAGTGAAGAGATAAGGAAAACACATAAGATCTTAAGCCATGGAAAGATTCTTGCTAACAAGAGAAAAGctgaaagaaaaaggaaaaagatgTTAGCCTGTGTGAACAAGTATGTCGGGCCTCCCGGTACTATAAAAGAGCGCAAAACTGGCGTTATTGACTACAGAAAAGTATATGACATTAAATGCCCGGTTTGTTCAGTTGTATCTAGCAGACTCTACCAGCATTTAATGCTTCAACACAAATTTTCGGATAGGGAAGCAAAACTAAAAGAGTCAGAAGTCAGGGTGATGTTTCTTTGGTCAAAAAAGGAAAAGCATGGTATCCCAAAACCGTTGCCTTGCGCAATCTGTGGAGTTTGGCACCTGCGTCTTCGTACCCACCTGAAAAGGAAACACAAATTTGAAGGATCAAAAATCACAGAAATTTTAGAAACTGCGCGAAAAGAAAATTGGGCTAACGAAGGATGTTTGGAAAATAAAGCCAAACTAGTCAAGACAGCCAATCAAAAGGCGAAAAAACGTAAGAAATGTAATAGAGAAGAATTGATTAATACTGGGAGAACGATTAAGTATCTGCCAGATAATGCGAAGGAAGTAAATGCATCTAACAAAGCAGATTGGGATATTGAAGGAGATAACTTTCTCATGTATTATGAAACCGGAGAGGAGTTGCTAgaagcttttaaaagtgaagtgGAAAAGAAGAAAGGAGCTGTTAAGGCAAAGAG GTACAGACAGCATGTGGAGTACATATGGACTATTATCGATCCCAACATGGCAGTGATACCAGCCAGTGCATTTGCAAATTGCTTGCTTGTTGAAGATAAATACCACGATCCAACTTACCGCTTGATTGGTAAAGGAGGAAATGAGGCTTCCACTCTAAGGGTTAGATACGTCGCTTTGAGAGCATTTATTAGATTTTTACGTCGTCGCCATGTCTATGGCGGCATTACCCGTGATCAAATGACAGCTTTGTCGGAATATATCGATGAATGGAACGCTGATTTTACTGAATCCATTGCCCAGCGTAAAACTGACATTAGACGAATTAAGATTAAACGCTTAATGACTCCTACCCATATGATTAAATATGGCCGCTCAAATTTTGTGCAGGGTCTTGTGAAAAGTATTGAAAGGGTCGCTAAGTCTGAGAAACCTACAAAACGGTTTTGTCAGCAGGTTAGAGACTATCTGATTACTAACTTGTGCATAATGAATGGGTTGAGATCATCAAACCTGATAGAACTCAGGGTTTCGGATGTCCAGGAAGCGCACACTAGCGAAGAATATCCTGGATACATGGTGTTTACTAATTCCCGTTATAAAACATCCACAATATATGGTGAAAAGGTCATTGTCTTGCCTAAAAACGTGTTTGAACATCTTAAATACTATGTCAAAGAAATAAGGCCTGTTTTGAATCCCACAACAAATACTTATTTATTCATTTCATCAGATACAAATCAACTGTCGCACGCTACAATTGGCAGTAGCCTGACGTCATCTTTCAAAAATGCGGCGGTATTTGGCAAACACGAATATGATAGAGTAAGTCCTACTCGAATAAGATGTGCATGTGCAACATTCGGGTGTAAGGTTGATGGAATTGACAGTGGTTATTTCGCAAAGCACTTTATGAAAAATAAAGAGGATACCACAAATATCCATTACAATTTGTATTCAAATCATAGAGAGGCATTAAAACTTGCTATGATGATGGGTAATACATTTGAAGTTGGTGGAGTTACGCAAACGTTAAAAAAAGAAGATGTTGAAAAAATTACATCTGCAATCTTAAAGAATGAAAAAGTTATGCCCTGTAAAGATGATGTTATCGAGTGGGTAAGCAAAAACAATAGCCTGGAACCAAAGGAATTGTCAGATTTTATGGATATTTTGGAAGAGCTGGAAGGGGAGACCAATAGAATTGATCTTTTCTACAATAAAAATGGAGGAAATGTAAAGAAA AAGGATGCTAAAAAGTCTGTTGCTGTTCCAAAGACAACACTTAAAACGTATCCAAAGCGAAAACAAAAG ccACCTAAAGGGAGTTGTTTAGTATTACAGCATCAG taTGGTGAAGACTCTATCGGAagcaattcaagcaataatgatGACTCGAGTGAAGAGGATGACAATTCTATTTGCGAATTCTCTGCTGAAAGTTTAAATGAAATTTCTGACGAGAACTTGCAAACAATGTCAGAAGTTGATGACTGTGAAGTGGAGAACCATCCTTTAAAAGATAGTTTGGACGAG AAAATTGCGAAATATGAAACAGTAAAGAAAAACGACCTTGTAAAAGGAAGAAAGCACTGCAGGACCATGTTTCTCGGTCTTACGTATGTATGTGAAGAATTAATGAAACGCAAAGATTATGATAACGtgtcaaaaacgaaaacatttacaGCAAACGAAGTAAAAAGATGCATTAGCAAAAACGAAAAAATGAAAGAAGCGTGCAAAGGAAAAGACGCCGACTACTGGaaatatttagttttaaatATGCGTGAGAAATACCAAAGAGCTATGAAAAGGGAAGAATACTGCAAATGTCGTCAGTGGTTAAATGAAGCAAAGGACATGATGAATCACTGGAATACTTAG